ACATCGCTGTAGCAACAGGCTTGGAAATCACAGATCCATGCGCAGCTTATGGGTGCAAATGGCAGAAAAGCAAAAATGGAAAAGTCGTTGTGCCCTTTGTCATCTCTGGTGAATACTGTGAGTGACAGCTCTTACCGAACTCAAAACCCTGTACTACATCATAAATCTTCaagctatttttaatatttgtaactCTCCAACAGCCTCCAAGGAAAAGAATGTCATTTTCCAAGGCTTGAGATCCTTTGAGAAATCGACCTGCATTCGCTTCAGGCCTCACACAAAAGAGAGGGACTATATCAACATACAGCCTAATATAGGGTAAAAatcagattttcattttcatgtatAACACTTGGCTTAATTCTCTATAATACATTCGCTGTAAAGCAGAGCTTTGTTTTAATCATGATCATACAAAAGTATagcttacccaaaaattaacattttgtcatcatttactcatcctcaaacctgttctaaacctgtatgaatgacgttttctgttaaaaacaaaagaagatattttgaagaatgttggtaaccataGACTGGCTGGTACTCATTTActtccatagtttttttttccatattgtAGAAGTCAATGGATACtggcaactgtttggttaccaacattcttcagtACTAACGTGCTTTACACTGTAGTTGATTTTATGTCAGTACTGTAAATATTAGGCTTGTAATGAGGCATCAGCACGACACAAAATTACACTTTCCTCCAGGAAAATTGAACCTGTTTGAATCCTTCCATTATGTGTGATCCATAGGTGCTACTCTTTTGTGGGTCGTCGCACTGGAGGTCAGACTGTGTCTCTGGACCGTGCTGGATGCATCTCCCTGAATATAGTGCAACATGAGCTACTTCATGCACTGGGCTTTCACCACGAACAGAACCGCAGTGACCGTGACAATCATGTCCAAATCCTTACAACAAACATCATTCCTGGTACATTTGATTAGCACACATTTCTTAAGCAGGTTGTGCTTTACATAGTAGTTGCAAACCTTCTCAATGAAGGTGGAGAAGAGCTGTTAAAGATGATTGGATTAGAccatttatgatttttaatatgactgagtactgttttgatatatttttattcactgtAATAGGGCTGGAGCACAACTTTGATAAAATCAAGACCAACAACCTGGAAACTGCCTATGACTACAGCTCTGTGATGCACTATGGAAGGCAAGTCTTCTTGtagtttagaaaaatatatCTGTCTTCTCTGAATACCCCAGAAACATCTGGAAAAAGGGTTGTTGCAATTGTGCCTCTGGAATGTGTTTGATTATTTGAGTGTTTGTGTGGTTTCAGGTTTGCCTTCTCCAAGAACAAACAGCCAACAATCATCCCTTTTCCTGATAGTAAAATTCCTGTTGGGCAAGCTGAGAAAATGAGTTCAAATGACATTCTGCGTATTAACAGACTTTACTGCAGTACTTTTTAAATCCTTCCTGCtcttattaattcatttaaaagaacattttgaaatcTTTGTCCTTGCATTTTAAAGGATATGCTGATAAGCAAATGCATTTATACTTTTtactgtttccttttttttgttccagaaaaaaagtgtatgtTACCAAACTTGGTATGTTACAAAACTGCATAATTTTAGAGTTGGGTCTGTTTTTTGGGGTCTGTATTGTCAAGTGAGGGTCGTAACTTTTCAAGTAGTTTGGCATGTATgagtaaaacatgtttaaaacataGCTGAATTAAGGAAATACATAACATTTCTCTTCCTCTGTCTCATGGTTTGTGTGCAAGTGACCACCCTTCTGTATGCAAGGTTGCTAACCCCTAACAGAGCCATACACAGTAGTTTCTTCTATACTGAAAGGTTGTGCAAGGTCCTCTTCTTTTGAAATGAGGGTCTGTtaaatggtgaaatttaatGGAGCAAATGTTTCAGAGTAAGTTTTGCCATATAAACCATATATGTGCGTAAGTGGCAAAACACAGAAACTGATTTAGATCTCTTATGTTGCAAATgattatttcaaattttaattttgaattttgatagTGGCTGCTAAAGTCTGTGCTGGTGTGAAGAATAGGAGAGTATAGTAgatgtatttattaacattagtttatTCATCAGCTATCAAATAACTATACTAAGTATACAACTGTTGATTTAGTTCACAGTAGCACAAAATGTGTTAACATACTCTGGTTGAGAGTTAGTTTGGCACActtataaaacttaatttttttaaggaacATCTGAAGAAGGTTTACAGGTTGTGCAAGGTgtcttttgaaatatttcaacatgcTCTTTAGGAAGAAAAGGTTAATCACATGGCTCAAGATCTGGCTAACAGTTAGCTAGACATGAATGCTTCCTCTTTGTAAACCAGGTTTGTGGTCTGCTGTAGGAAGGAATTGCATTGTGAAAATGCTATTGGTGTTGTTTTCCCTCAGCACACAACAAGAAGATATGAAATAATAATCTACAAACATACCCTACCCATAGAagtaattaatgtaatatgtaaattGAGCTGAGATAAAAATCAGAGTGTTTTACTGTGCATAGGTATTTCACTCTTATTTCATTCCATTACATCACTGCATAATTTCTCACAGATAaataatatatgcatattttattttgcttctacattttaaaatagaataggaaaaattatatgtattacattactaataatatatttgaGTAATTTTGTAATAGGCTGTAATGttctttaatatattaatgtgaTGAATatgaaattacaataatttttgcacattttgatgttttactgtcaagtcaagtcacctttatttatatagtgctttttacAACAGATTGTATGAttgcagctttacagtattaaacaggaaaatagtgtgtcGATAAGAAAATAGTTAGTCAGTTCATCATTAATTCAGTAATGTGATCATCCTCATCTGTCAAAGaaagtaataattaatatactttaaactgcattatagGTTTGGTAATGTTATAGAGGACAATAATGACATGAAATTTGGCCACAATGTTTAGGCCTATTACTTGATATGGCATGCATTAGGTATACATTTCAAAACTTTTCTAGATTCTAATGGATCaattacaaaatacaacacCTCTATAACTGATGACTGTTCATGtcttaatattaatatcaatagGTCATGCATAAGTAAGAACCAAACACTACATCCAtagtaaaattagtaaaattacTGATACAATAACCATAATAACTGTAATGTTCTCAATACAAATAGCAATATACAGCATCattatatatcattataaacatttaacaaacaaacaaacaaaaaaaaacaggctacataaatgaaaaagaatttATCATCGGATGGCTCTTGCATTTGGTGGGTTGGAAGCATTGCTTATAGCACACATGTACGGAAGAAACGTGATTTTAAGGAAGACAGATGTGGGTATATAGAAAATGatcaaatattgagaaatgaAATTATAGTTTTTCAGTTTCAACCAAAAAAGTGActaaaagtgaattttaaatagctttttGAAGTAGAACATCTGCATGCCAACAAGTAACAATAATAGCTAACAGGTGCAAATTGGGAGAAGTTACAAAAATCAGGTGACTGAAATAAAGGCTATCAACATCAgtggccagttgcataaaccgcttagactagtcttaaaaagttagctttttttttcttcacaactgGTCATAACTTTCAGTCTGAGTCAGTCTTTCAGTCATAAAAAGGTAGACATGTCTAATGTGAATCCAAAATGTAAGACAGATTATCTCTTGgctaactgctagttggtcaaaTTAGTACTAAGACACAGTCTTAACATAgtgtttatgcaactggccccaggaTAAAAGGCAAGGCCACCCAGACATATGACTGAAATCCATCTATACATTATCATGTTTTTACTCACAAAAGCAATTACCGTTCAGCACTCTCCACCATTGTCAACATTACATTTATCCGTGCAGAAACTATtttccaaagcaacttacaaggTATACATTGGAATCGATTGTTTACTGTTTTAGGaagctataaaaaataattctataattaacatatagaaataaaaataataataataataataaataataaataaaaatatagtctAATGCATCGTCAAGAGGGCTATTGTAAAGTTTTGGAGCTGTATAGAAAAAGGCTCTACCTCCTCTTGCGGATTACCAGATATCCATCCACCCAAGGTTGTCCCTCcctaaaataatgatttaatacaacagaactaaaaataatgcattaaaaactgaaatactcATTTCATTACTCTGAACTACTCTGCTTTTATATGATGTGGTAATTGACATTGGATTCATGAAAGTTGGGTTACGGCACAGAAAAAGGAAGTTAAGGCTCTCAGAAGAGTATATAACTCCCAGCTCTGTTTGATCCAGAACAATTTCTCAGAAAGCTCTCATCATGTACCTGTTGGTGGTGGTCATCTCTCTTCTGCTGAGCTCTGTTCCTGCTCAGAGTCGTCCTGTTGAGGTGAGAACAAGAAAATAatatctgaaatggaaaatgaTAGCAGcagcttttcattttttgttttttttgtttctaatatacatgcatttaaaatccttaaaCAGGACTTAACTGAAAAGATGTCTGGGAAGGCTGGTAAGatgcacaaaaagaaaaaggatactaacttttaattttgtagtgttttattattaatttactgaTTCGTGTGTCAGGTAACATCACTGAAAAAGACAGTATTTCAGTGTCAACTATAATCGAGACCAACAAACATTCAGGTAagagtataaaaaaaatgtgatttgatACTGTAGGCACATCTTTTGTGTAGCAGGTGACGGCAAATTTCTTGACTCTCTTCatcctttaaaaaattacattattagaGTCAACAGACTCTGAATTATTTTGTGCTATACCGCACAGGACAGGAAGTTGACGGGGCCTTGATCACGTTTGGAGACATCGCCGTACCAAAAGGCTTCCAGAATGCAGATCGGTGCACATCTCGTGGATGCAAATGGGAGAGAAGCAGAAATGGATTAGTCTATGTGCCCTACGTAATCGCCAACCAGTACTGTAAGTGACAACGATCAATACTTTTGATATTACCTCATCGGTGTCACATGTTCTGTTTAATAGTTTACTCCTGCCACAGCTCCAGATGAAAGACAAGTGATTAAACGAGGCTTACGGTCCTTCGCGGACGTTTCCTGCATTCGATTTGTACCACATGAAGGGCAGAGGGACTTTCTCCACATACAGTCTAATTCTGGGTAAATCTTTGGATTTAGGGCTCCTTTCTATCCCATTTCTGTGTATGTAGTAAATGTGTTtcccaaaacataaatatacaacCTGACTGCTGATGTGCTATGCATACTCCACAGTTGCTACTCATATTTG
The sequence above is a segment of the Labeo rohita strain BAU-BD-2019 chromosome 7, IGBB_LRoh.1.0, whole genome shotgun sequence genome. Coding sequences within it:
- the c6ast1 gene encoding six-cysteine containing astacin protease 1, with product MMFLLVAVCLLLSPLQAQSRSIEHKQNVLEKSNEETENSAEQEDISVSAIIERANQHAGRRMNEPSIEFGDIAVATGLEITDPCAAYGCKWQKSKNGKVVVPFVISGEYSSKEKNVIFQGLRSFEKSTCIRFRPHTKERDYINIQPNIGCYSFVGRRTGGQTVSLDRAGCISLNIVQHELLHALGFHHEQNRSDRDNHVQILTTNIIPGLEHNFDKIKTNNLETAYDYSSVMHYGRFAFSKNKQPTIIPFPDSKIPVGQAEKMSSNDILRINRLYCSTF
- the npsn gene encoding nephrosin, with amino-acid sequence MYLLVVVISLLLSSVPAQSRPVEDLTEKMSGKAGNITEKDSISVSTIIETNKHSGQEVDGALITFGDIAVPKGFQNADRCTSRGCKWERSRNGLVYVPYVIANQYSPDERQVIKRGLRSFADVSCIRFVPHEGQRDFLHIQSNSGCYSYLGRQGGGQVVSLQRHGCVYYRIVQHELLHALGFHHEQNRSDRDKHIRILFENVIPAQEHNFRRRDTNNLATPYDYNSVMHYSRYAFSRNNEPTMIPIPDRNVVIGNAQSMSPNDILRINRLYCS